The region TAAAAACCGGCTTTTCGTCGAAAAAGGAGATATGTAATCATGAGGAACGCGTCAGTGCTGGTTATCGTTGCTTTGCTACTGGTCGCGCTGGCGACAGGCGGCTGCGGCGGCAAGGCAGCTACCCAGCCGCAGGGAACCGCGCCGGGCGGCAAGGAAATTCGCGTCGGTATCGTGCCGCTGCCGCATTACGCTCATATGTGGGTGGCGAAGAAGAAAGGGTTTCTCGACGAGGAGCTTAATAAGGCGGGATACCGGCTGAAGTGGCTGCCGTTCTCGCTGGGCCCGATGGTGAGCGAGGCGTTTGCGGCCGGACGCCTGGATTTCGGGGTTATGGGCGATTTTCCGGCCTTCATTGGCCGGTCCGCCGGCACCGATTACCGGATCGTGGCGGTCGCGTCGGCAGCGCCGAAGGCGCTCGCGATGGTTGTCAAAAAGGATTCGCCCGTCACTGGCGTGGCCGACCTGAAGGGCAAGAAGGTGGCGACGACCAAGGCGGCTTACGGGCAAAAACTGCTGCAACTGCTGCTGGAAAAGAACGGGATGACCACGAAAGATATTCAGTTCATCCATATGTCTATGGACGACCTGGCGACGGCGCTGATGCGCGGCGACGTTGACGCCGGGGTGATGTGGGACCCGCTGCTCACCAGGATGGAAGAGGCTGGCGAGGTAAGGGTCATAGCCGACGGTACGGGCATTTACGAGGCGTACGCCGTGCTGATGGCGA is a window of Selenomonadales bacterium 4137-cl DNA encoding:
- a CDS encoding aliphatic sulfonate ABC transporter substrate-binding protein — translated: MRNASVLVIVALLLVALATGGCGGKAATQPQGTAPGGKEIRVGIVPLPHYAHMWVAKKKGFLDEELNKAGYRLKWLPFSLGPMVSEAFAAGRLDFGVMGDFPAFIGRSAGTDYRIVAVASAAPKALAMVVKKDSPVTGVADLKGKKVATTKAAYGQKLLQLLLEKNGMTTKDIQFIHMSMDDLATALMRGDVDAGVMWDPLLTRMEEAGEVRVIADGTGIYEAYAVLMASGATVDKEPAAVDAVLKAFRRGEEYLRKNPEECTGLLLEDMRMPRPLLTKVVGKFNYSDRITDRFVVDMKDTEAFMRKNGLLKNPVAVEAFVRRK